Proteins found in one Sardina pilchardus chromosome 11, fSarPil1.1, whole genome shotgun sequence genomic segment:
- the rplp2l gene encoding ribosomal protein, large P2, like translates to MRYVAAYLLASLGGKDSPNAADIKKILESVGIEADDTRLEKVVSELSGKNVEEVIAQGYGKLASVPSGGAVAVAASGGGSGGAAAPAAAAEEKKEEKKEESEESEDDMGFGLFD, encoded by the exons ATGCGTTACGTAGCTGCATACCTGCTCGCTTCCCTCGGAGGCAAGGATAGCCCAAATGCCGCCGATATCAAGAAAATCCTTGAGAGCGTTGGCATTGAGGCCGATGACACACGTCTGGAGAAG GTTGTCTCTGAACTCAGTGGCAAGAATGTAGAAGAGGTGATTGCTCAGG GCTACGGTAAACTGGCCAGCGTACCCTCCGGAGGAGCTGTGGCGGTGGCCGCCTCTGGTGGTGGatctggtggagctgctgcccCTGCTGCAG CTGCtgaggagaagaaggaagagaagaaagaggagtcTGAGGAATCTGAGGATGACATGGGATTCGGACTCTTCGATTAA